A window of Streptomyces sp. SAI-127 contains these coding sequences:
- the lnt gene encoding apolipoprotein N-acyltransferase, which translates to MTVTATSVDESDRLEPQSAPASRWAARLRRLVPAAVAALSGVLLYVSFPPRTLWWLAVPAFAVFGWVLRGRGWKAAFGLGYLFGLGFLLPLLVWTGVEVGPGPWLALVAIEAIFVALVGVGVAAVSKLPGSPVWAAAVWIAGEAARARAPFHGFPWGKIAFGQADGVFLPLAAVGGTPVLSFAVVLCGFGLYEIVRLVVERRGTGAVRRPAAAVALLSVAVPVVGALAARTLVSDKAEDGTVTVAAIQGNVPRAGLEFNAQRRAVLDYHARETERLAAEVKAGKIAKPDIVLWPENSSDVDPFTDADAALIIEQAAKAIDAPISVGGVVERDGKLYNEQILWDPVKGPTDTYDKRQIQPFGEYLPLRSLVGAINKNWTSMVRQDFSRGTKPGVFQMANAKVGLVTCYEAAFDWAVRSEVTDGAQLISVPSNNATFDRSEMTYQQLAMSRVRAVEHSRTVTVPVTSGVSAIIMPDGKITQRTGMFVADSLVQKVPLRSTETPATRLGILPEMALVLVAAGGLGWAIGAGVRGRRAGDA; encoded by the coding sequence GTGACCGTCACCGCAACTTCCGTGGACGAGTCGGACCGGCTGGAACCGCAGTCCGCGCCCGCCTCCCGCTGGGCCGCCCGGCTCCGTCGTCTCGTCCCGGCCGCCGTCGCGGCGCTCTCCGGAGTGCTGCTGTACGTCAGTTTCCCGCCACGCACCCTGTGGTGGCTGGCCGTGCCCGCCTTCGCCGTCTTCGGCTGGGTGCTGCGCGGCCGCGGCTGGAAGGCGGCCTTCGGTCTCGGCTATCTCTTCGGCCTGGGCTTCCTGCTGCCGCTGCTGGTGTGGACCGGCGTCGAGGTCGGCCCCGGGCCCTGGCTGGCACTGGTGGCGATCGAGGCGATCTTCGTCGCGCTGGTCGGCGTGGGTGTCGCCGCGGTGTCGAAGCTGCCGGGCTCGCCGGTGTGGGCGGCGGCCGTGTGGATCGCCGGAGAAGCCGCACGCGCGCGTGCGCCGTTCCATGGCTTTCCCTGGGGCAAGATCGCGTTCGGACAGGCGGACGGCGTCTTCCTGCCGCTCGCCGCGGTCGGCGGCACGCCCGTCCTGAGCTTCGCCGTCGTGCTGTGCGGGTTCGGCCTGTACGAGATCGTTCGGCTGGTCGTGGAGCGGCGGGGGACCGGTGCCGTACGACGTCCGGCCGCGGCCGTGGCCCTGCTGAGCGTGGCCGTGCCGGTGGTCGGAGCGCTCGCGGCCCGGACGCTGGTGAGCGACAAGGCCGAGGACGGCACCGTGACCGTCGCGGCCATCCAGGGCAACGTGCCGCGCGCGGGGCTGGAGTTCAACGCCCAGCGGCGGGCCGTGCTCGACTACCACGCGCGCGAGACCGAGCGGCTGGCCGCCGAGGTGAAGGCCGGCAAGATCGCGAAGCCCGACATCGTGCTGTGGCCGGAGAACTCCTCCGACGTCGACCCCTTCACCGACGCGGACGCGGCCTTGATCATCGAGCAGGCGGCCAAGGCCATCGACGCGCCGATCTCCGTCGGCGGCGTCGTCGAACGGGACGGCAAGCTCTACAACGAGCAGATCCTGTGGGACCCGGTCAAGGGCCCCACCGACACCTACGACAAGCGGCAGATCCAGCCGTTCGGCGAGTACCTGCCGCTGCGCTCCCTCGTCGGCGCGATCAACAAGAACTGGACCTCCATGGTCCGCCAGGACTTCAGCCGGGGCACCAAGCCGGGCGTGTTCCAGATGGCCAACGCCAAGGTCGGCCTGGTCACCTGCTACGAGGCCGCGTTCGACTGGGCCGTGCGCTCCGAGGTCACTGACGGCGCGCAGCTGATCTCCGTGCCGAGCAACAACGCGACCTTCGACCGCAGCGAGATGACCTACCAGCAGCTCGCCATGTCACGGGTGCGTGCCGTGGAGCACAGCCGGACCGTCACCGTGCCCGTGACCAGCGGCGTCAGCGCGATCATCATGCCGGACGGGAAGATCACCCAGAGGACCGGGATGTTCGTGGCCGACTCGCTGGTGCAGAAGGTGCCGCTGCGGTCGACTGAGACCCCGGCGACCCGGCTGGGTATCCTGCCCGAAATGGCCCTGGTGCTGGTCGCCGCGGGCGGGCTCGGCTGGGCGATCGGCGCCGGAGTGCGAGGGCGTCGCGCCGGTGACGCGTAA
- a CDS encoding NUDIX domain-containing protein, whose amino-acid sequence MATPDFIRTLRGSIGHELLWLPGISAVVLDDEGRVLLNRRSDTRRWSLIGGIPEPGEQPAACAVREVEEETGVHCVVERVIVVQALKPVTYDNGDTCQYMDISFRCRAVGGEARVNDDESLDVGWFAVDALPELNEFGLQRIKQALTDAPTWFDPTSSE is encoded by the coding sequence ATGGCTACTCCTGATTTCATCCGCACCCTGCGCGGGTCCATAGGTCATGAACTGCTCTGGCTCCCCGGCATCAGCGCCGTCGTCCTCGACGACGAAGGCAGAGTGCTGCTCAACCGGCGCTCGGACACCCGCAGGTGGTCGCTGATCGGTGGCATCCCGGAACCGGGGGAGCAGCCCGCGGCCTGTGCCGTGCGGGAGGTCGAGGAGGAGACGGGCGTGCACTGCGTCGTCGAGCGGGTGATCGTCGTCCAGGCGCTCAAGCCCGTGACGTACGACAACGGCGACACCTGCCAGTACATGGACATCTCGTTCCGCTGCCGGGCCGTCGGCGGCGAGGCGCGGGTCAACGACGACGAGTCGCTGGACGTGGGGTGGTTCGCGGTGGACGCCCTCCCGGAACTGAACGAGTTCGGGCTGCAGCGGATCAAGCAGGCACTGACCGACGCACCCACATGGTTCGACCCTACGAGTTCAGAGTGA
- a CDS encoding GAF domain-containing protein has translation MSSDHVQSAERPAGSAEAPFLELLARGASADAYEQPVLIARAEGRPAERIAALEAAKAVALRVRSELEGRRRREAELSALFETAHDLAGLRDLDAVLRAIVQRARSLLGTDVAYLSLNDPARGDTYMRVTEGSVAARFQQLRLGMGEGLGGLVAQTARPYVTDDYFKDDRFQHTLTIDAGVRDEGLVAILGVPLTLGHHVIGVLFAADRRARVFEREQIALLGSFAALAAAAIDTANLLTETRSALTELERANEIIRDHSGVIERASDVHDRLAELVLRGGGVHDVAAAVSEILDGTVEFSEVAPAEALEASRAEGHAVRHKDDWIAAVAAGGEFLGALVLRGHPGLDPVDQRTLERAAMVTSLLLLARRSAAEAEQRVRGELLDDLLDARDRDPRLLRERAVRLDADLDATHIVLAARLEGTAADADQEAAARRRLWSASSHLAATRHGLAAARDGGTVLLLPLTTGDTATELARRTAGHLGTAVHEAVTVGASAPVRDLAARPDAVAAAYEEGRRCLDALRLLGRSGDGAAAEDFGFLGLLLAGDRDIAGFVDRTIGPVVAYDDRRGTDLLRTLDAYFACGMSPARTKDELHVHVNTVAQRLERVGRLLGEDWQRPARALEIQLALRLHRLSAPTRH, from the coding sequence ATGTCCAGCGATCACGTGCAGTCCGCCGAGCGCCCCGCAGGCAGTGCCGAGGCACCCTTCCTCGAGCTGCTCGCCAGGGGCGCGTCCGCCGACGCCTACGAGCAGCCGGTGCTGATCGCCCGCGCCGAGGGAAGGCCGGCCGAGCGGATCGCCGCGCTCGAAGCGGCCAAGGCGGTCGCCCTGCGGGTGCGCTCCGAGCTGGAGGGCCGACGCCGGCGGGAGGCCGAGCTGTCCGCCCTGTTCGAGACCGCCCACGACCTGGCCGGGCTTCGAGACCTGGACGCCGTGCTGCGGGCCATCGTGCAGCGCGCCCGGTCCCTGCTCGGCACGGACGTGGCCTACCTCAGCCTGAACGACCCGGCGCGGGGCGACACCTACATGCGGGTCACCGAGGGCTCGGTCGCGGCCCGCTTCCAGCAGCTGCGGCTCGGGATGGGCGAGGGGCTCGGCGGACTGGTCGCCCAGACCGCCCGTCCCTATGTCACCGACGACTACTTCAAGGACGACCGCTTCCAGCACACCCTCACCATCGACGCGGGCGTACGGGACGAGGGCCTGGTCGCCATCCTCGGCGTGCCGCTGACGCTGGGGCACCACGTCATCGGGGTGCTGTTCGCGGCGGACCGGCGTGCCCGCGTCTTCGAGCGGGAGCAGATCGCGCTCCTCGGTTCCTTCGCCGCGCTGGCCGCGGCCGCCATCGACACCGCGAACCTGCTCACCGAGACCCGTTCGGCCCTGACCGAGCTGGAGCGGGCCAACGAGATCATCCGGGATCACAGCGGCGTCATCGAGCGCGCCTCCGACGTCCACGACCGGCTCGCCGAACTGGTGCTGCGGGGTGGCGGGGTGCACGACGTGGCCGCTGCCGTCTCCGAGATCCTCGACGGCACGGTCGAGTTCTCCGAGGTCGCGCCCGCCGAGGCGCTGGAGGCCTCCCGGGCCGAAGGCCACGCCGTGCGGCACAAGGACGACTGGATCGCCGCGGTCGCCGCCGGCGGAGAATTCCTGGGTGCCCTCGTGCTGCGCGGCCACCCCGGACTCGACCCCGTCGACCAGCGCACCCTGGAGCGCGCCGCGATGGTCACCTCGCTGCTCCTGCTGGCCCGGCGTTCCGCCGCCGAGGCCGAACAGCGGGTGCGCGGCGAGCTCCTGGACGACCTGCTCGACGCCCGCGACCGCGATCCTCGGCTGCTGCGCGAACGCGCCGTCCGGCTGGACGCCGACCTCGACGCCACCCACATCGTGCTGGCCGCCCGTCTCGAAGGCACCGCGGCCGACGCCGACCAGGAGGCGGCCGCCCGCAGACGCCTGTGGTCCGCGTCCTCCCACCTCGCTGCCACCCGGCACGGCCTGGCCGCCGCCCGCGACGGCGGCACCGTCCTGCTGCTGCCCCTCACCACAGGGGACACGGCCACCGAACTGGCCCGCCGCACCGCCGGACACCTCGGCACAGCCGTCCACGAGGCGGTGACCGTCGGCGCCTCGGCGCCGGTCCGCGATCTCGCCGCCCGCCCGGACGCCGTTGCCGCGGCCTACGAGGAGGGCCGTCGCTGCCTCGACGCGCTGCGCCTCCTGGGCCGCTCGGGAGACGGTGCCGCCGCCGAGGACTTCGGATTCCTCGGACTGCTCCTCGCCGGTGACCGGGACATCGCGGGCTTCGTCGACCGGACCATCGGCCCGGTCGTCGCGTACGACGACCGGCGGGGCACCGATCTGCTGCGCACCCTCGACGCCTACTTCGCGTGCGGGATGAGCCCGGCCCGCACCAAGGACGAGCTGCACGTCCATGTGAACACCGTCGCCCAGCGCCTGGAGCGCGTGGGCCGTCTGCTCGGTGAGGACTGGCAGCGCCCCGCCCGCGCGTTGGAGATCCAACTGGCCCTGAGGCTGCACCGGTTGTCGGCGCCGACGCGGCACTGA
- a CDS encoding MFS transporter: MASAASAPPTPNNLRRIVAASLIGTTIEWYDFFLYGSAAALVFNKLFFPDSDPLVGTLLSFLTYAVGFAARPLGALVFGHYGDRLGRKKLLVLSLLLMGGATFAIGLLPTHATVGTAAPVLLTVLRLVQGFALGGEWGGAVLLVSEHGDARRRGFWASWPQTGAPAGQLLATGVLSLLTAVLSDAAFVSWGWRIPFLLSGVLVIVGLWIRLSVDESPVFKQALAQAEARKAARDGAAEKLPIVSVLRHHWRDVLVAMGARMAENISYYVITAFILVYATTSAGVSKQTALNSVLIASAVHFAVIPAWGALSDRVGRRPVYLLGAVGVGLWMFPFFSLIDTGGFGNMILAVTVGLVMHGAMYAPQAAFFSEMFATRMRYSGASIGAQFASVAAGAPAPLIATALLSDYGSSTPIALYVIAAAVLTIVAVGVAKETRHRDLADVEPDDEPEPAAKSPAADARTA, translated from the coding sequence ATGGCCTCCGCAGCATCCGCTCCCCCGACGCCGAACAACTTGAGGCGCATCGTCGCCGCCAGCCTCATCGGCACCACCATCGAGTGGTACGACTTCTTCCTCTACGGCTCCGCGGCCGCCCTGGTCTTCAACAAGCTGTTCTTTCCCGACTCCGACCCGCTCGTCGGCACGCTGCTGTCGTTCCTGACGTACGCCGTCGGATTCGCCGCCCGTCCGCTCGGTGCCCTGGTGTTCGGGCACTACGGCGACCGGCTCGGACGCAAGAAGCTGCTGGTCCTGAGCCTGCTGCTGATGGGCGGGGCGACCTTCGCGATCGGGCTGCTGCCCACGCACGCGACCGTCGGCACGGCCGCCCCCGTGCTGCTGACCGTGCTGCGCCTGGTCCAGGGCTTCGCGCTCGGCGGAGAGTGGGGCGGAGCCGTACTCCTCGTGTCCGAGCACGGGGACGCCCGGCGGCGCGGCTTCTGGGCCTCGTGGCCGCAGACCGGCGCGCCGGCCGGACAACTCCTCGCCACGGGTGTGCTGTCGCTGCTGACCGCCGTGCTGTCGGACGCCGCGTTCGTCAGCTGGGGCTGGCGGATTCCCTTCCTGCTCTCCGGCGTCCTGGTGATCGTCGGCCTGTGGATACGGCTGTCCGTCGACGAATCCCCGGTGTTCAAGCAGGCGTTGGCGCAGGCGGAGGCCCGCAAGGCGGCGCGGGACGGCGCGGCCGAGAAGCTGCCGATCGTCTCCGTGCTGCGCCACCACTGGCGCGATGTGCTGGTCGCGATGGGCGCGCGCATGGCGGAGAACATCAGCTACTACGTCATCACCGCGTTCATCCTGGTCTACGCCACCACGTCGGCCGGAGTCTCCAAGCAGACCGCCCTCAACTCGGTACTGATCGCCTCGGCCGTGCACTTCGCGGTGATCCCCGCCTGGGGAGCCCTGTCGGACCGCGTCGGCCGGCGCCCCGTGTACCTGCTCGGCGCGGTCGGCGTGGGGCTGTGGATGTTCCCCTTCTTCTCGCTCATCGACACCGGCGGCTTCGGCAACATGATCCTCGCGGTGACCGTCGGGCTCGTCATGCACGGCGCCATGTACGCGCCCCAAGCGGCCTTCTTCTCAGAGATGTTCGCGACCCGGATGCGGTACTCCGGTGCCTCCATCGGCGCTCAGTTCGCCTCCGTCGCGGCAGGTGCCCCGGCACCTCTCATCGCCACCGCGCTCCTCTCCGACTACGGCAGCTCCACACCGATCGCCCTGTACGTCATCGCCGCGGCCGTCCTGACGATCGTCGCCGTAGGTGTCGCCAAGGAGACGCGCCACCGGGACCTGGCCGACGTCGAGCCGGACGACGAGCCGGAGCCCGCGGCCAAGTCCCCCGCCGCGGACGCCCGGACCGCCTGA
- a CDS encoding alpha/beta hydrolase, with translation MQPIFVLVHSPSVGPSTWHPVAEHLVAAGHRARVPSLLHVGAGPAPFWPRVVDAVRDDLREVPVDSPLVLVAHSNAGLFLPAIRSGLDHAVTASVFVDAALPARIGPTPVASPELLEFLRPKAVNGRLPRWTDWWDEAEIAPMFADPQVRQKVVEEQPALPLSYYEQHIPVPDGWDDHPCSYLLFGPPYDGPADEARRRGWRVAHLPGAHLHQIVDPVGTVRHLVELSAH, from the coding sequence ATGCAGCCGATCTTCGTTCTCGTGCACAGTCCGTCCGTAGGACCCTCGACTTGGCACCCCGTCGCCGAACACCTGGTGGCGGCGGGACACCGGGCACGGGTGCCGTCACTCCTGCACGTGGGCGCCGGCCCCGCGCCCTTCTGGCCCCGCGTGGTCGACGCAGTACGCGACGACCTCCGCGAAGTACCGGTCGACAGCCCCCTCGTGCTGGTCGCCCACAGCAACGCGGGGCTGTTCCTCCCGGCGATCCGCTCCGGCCTCGACCATGCGGTGACCGCCTCGGTCTTCGTCGATGCCGCACTGCCGGCCCGTATCGGACCCACCCCTGTCGCCTCGCCCGAGTTGCTGGAGTTCCTCCGCCCGAAGGCCGTGAACGGCAGGCTGCCGCGCTGGACCGACTGGTGGGACGAGGCAGAGATCGCCCCCATGTTCGCCGATCCGCAGGTGCGCCAGAAGGTGGTGGAGGAGCAGCCCGCTCTGCCCCTGTCCTACTACGAGCAGCACATTCCGGTCCCCGACGGCTGGGACGACCACCCCTGCTCCTACCTGCTGTTCGGCCCGCCGTACGACGGACCTGCCGACGAGGCGCGCCGACGCGGCTGGCGTGTGGCCCACTTGCCCGGTGCACACCTCCACCAGATCGTCGATCCCGTCGGCACGGTCCGGCACCTCGTCGAGCTCTCCGCTCACTGA
- a CDS encoding squalene/phytoene synthase family protein, giving the protein MPSWDRRLTAAGVRDRALRADYSTAARVFARRILAHYAAVRLLVAPALHPHVVAAYAFLARTDDLADQGPLHERLPRWRAWAEQVTVGLESGCADDPVLRAFLHTVAARRLPHHWVHTYLKATTEELHFTGHATEADFQRYVDNLALPALMLIEDLQYEGGGDEVFRSRCRSFAEGLQRLDFLTDLTDDLAEGRLYLPQEDLDRFGVTRADLEQGQDTPAVRELVALTCRRTRKSLTDSRALVDSTVPGFRPLQRALLDLAEHQLARVENTATSVTRRAVGYGVRVPVAVLLRERRQLRGGTALDG; this is encoded by the coding sequence GTGCCGAGTTGGGATCGCAGGCTGACGGCCGCGGGTGTGCGCGACCGTGCCCTGCGCGCGGACTATTCGACGGCTGCTCGGGTCTTCGCCCGCAGAATCCTCGCCCACTACGCCGCCGTACGTCTGCTGGTGGCTCCGGCACTGCACCCGCACGTGGTCGCCGCCTACGCCTTCCTGGCCCGTACCGACGACCTCGCCGACCAGGGGCCGCTGCACGAACGCCTGCCCCGCTGGCGGGCCTGGGCCGAACAGGTCACCGTGGGACTGGAGTCAGGGTGCGCCGACGACCCCGTCCTGCGGGCCTTCCTGCACACCGTGGCCGCACGGCGGCTGCCCCATCACTGGGTGCACACCTACCTCAAGGCCACCACCGAGGAACTGCACTTCACCGGTCACGCCACCGAAGCCGACTTCCAGCGCTACGTCGACAATCTCGCCCTGCCGGCCCTGATGCTGATCGAGGACCTGCAGTACGAGGGCGGCGGCGACGAGGTCTTCCGGTCCCGTTGCCGGTCGTTCGCCGAAGGTCTGCAACGCCTGGACTTCCTGACCGACCTCACCGACGACCTGGCCGAAGGGCGCCTCTACCTCCCGCAGGAGGACCTGGACCGCTTCGGCGTCACCCGTGCCGACCTCGAGCAGGGCCAGGACACCCCGGCCGTACGGGAGTTGGTGGCCCTGACCTGCCGTAGGACCAGGAAGTCGTTGACCGACTCGCGAGCCCTCGTGGACTCCACCGTGCCCGGCTTCCGGCCGTTGCAGCGTGCTCTGCTGGACCTGGCCGAGCATCAGTTGGCCCGCGTCGAGAACACCGCTACGTCCGTCACGAGGCGCGCGGTGGGCTACGGCGTGCGCGTGCCGGTCGCCGTCCTGCTCCGCGAGAGGCGTCAACTCAGGGGCGGTACAGCGCTCGACGGATGA
- a CDS encoding GlsB/YeaQ/YmgE family stress response membrane protein, translated as MGIIGWIILGLLAGAIAKILLPGRDPGGLIGTTLIGVAGAFVGGWVSSRFLDRPVESHFFDLYTWGAAIGGSLVLLIGYRLLFGNSRN; from the coding sequence GTGGGCATCATCGGCTGGATCATCCTGGGTCTGCTCGCCGGAGCCATCGCCAAGATCCTGCTGCCGGGACGCGACCCGGGCGGCCTGATCGGCACCACGCTCATCGGGGTCGCTGGAGCGTTCGTCGGCGGCTGGGTCTCCTCTCGCTTCCTCGACCGCCCGGTGGAGAGTCACTTCTTCGACCTCTACACCTGGGGCGCGGCCATCGGCGGCTCCCTGGTACTGCTGATCGGCTATCGCCTGCTGTTCGGGAACTCGCGGAACTGA
- a CDS encoding metalloregulator ArsR/SmtB family transcription factor yields the protein MATLAGGLEDPSAEVLTEAAAAFGLLASAARLHIMWALSQGESDVTHLADRVGGALPAVSQHLAKLKLAGLVRSRREGRRQVYYVDDPDIVTVVRVMVGQLTARTVPAAAHGSGSRRP from the coding sequence GTGGCGACACTCGCCGGTGGTTTGGAGGATCCGTCCGCCGAAGTGCTGACAGAGGCTGCCGCCGCGTTCGGACTCCTCGCCTCCGCCGCGCGACTGCACATCATGTGGGCACTGTCCCAGGGCGAGAGCGATGTCACCCACCTCGCCGACCGGGTCGGCGGCGCGCTGCCCGCGGTCAGCCAGCACCTGGCCAAACTGAAACTCGCCGGGCTGGTCCGCTCCCGCCGTGAGGGCCGCCGGCAGGTCTACTACGTCGACGACCCCGACATCGTGACCGTGGTCCGCGTCATGGTCGGCCAGCTCACGGCCCGTACCGTCCCGGCCGCAGCGCACGGTTCCGGCTCGCGCAGGCCTTGA
- a CDS encoding LCP family protein, translating to MSDPWNGPGGQATRSRTGRVPEQRADEFGGAHRPGGRAAARQAARSHGGKRSRRRARPVRRGRRVLKIVGMCLAILVLATAGAGWWFYQHLNGNINSVSLDGKGGSEKADAFGRTPINILVMGSDGRTSKADCKLGGGCSQTGVQTGNGNADVQMVVHISADRSNATVMSIPRDTMVDVPACKDSESGQSTSGYYGQINSALQYGPACQVATIHQLTGIPIDHFVKLDFSGVVKMSDAVGGVSVCVDHNVYDTYSHLKLSRGTHTLKGEAALEFVRSRHGFGDGSDLGRTVSQHIFLSAMIRKFKSAGTLTDPTAVYDLADAATKALTVDDGLGSVKKLIGLAADVNKVPTKRMTFTTMQTAADPNDTNRVVVGAGAKALFSSIADDQSLSTGSGKKSAAASATATAAAVPASEIAVTVENGTEITGRASAIANALTGQGFSSATTTANAPSPATTTTLTYGTGRKAEAQTAAKALGLPTKHIEEGTGTGLTLVIGSDWTSGTTYPGGSSSPAPADTKAAVSNAHAQTADEAKTCAKVSPYKTVSLNGVAMTPEQAYAAAPDKKDSDE from the coding sequence ATGAGCGACCCGTGGAACGGCCCGGGCGGTCAGGCCACGCGCAGCCGCACCGGCCGGGTGCCGGAGCAGCGGGCGGACGAGTTTGGCGGAGCGCATCGGCCCGGAGGCCGGGCCGCGGCGCGGCAGGCGGCCCGCTCGCACGGTGGCAAGCGCTCGCGTCGCCGGGCCCGTCCGGTACGGCGCGGCAGGCGGGTGCTGAAGATCGTCGGGATGTGTCTGGCGATTCTCGTCCTGGCCACGGCCGGTGCCGGATGGTGGTTCTACCAGCACCTCAACGGCAACATCAACAGCGTCTCGCTCGACGGCAAGGGCGGTTCGGAGAAGGCCGACGCGTTCGGCCGCACCCCGATCAACATCCTGGTCATGGGCTCGGACGGCCGGACCAGCAAGGCGGACTGCAAGCTGGGCGGCGGCTGCTCCCAGACCGGCGTACAGACCGGAAACGGCAACGCTGACGTACAGATGGTGGTGCACATATCCGCGGACCGCTCCAACGCCACCGTCATGAGCATCCCCCGCGACACCATGGTCGACGTCCCGGCCTGCAAGGACAGTGAGAGCGGCCAGTCCACGTCCGGCTACTACGGCCAGATCAACAGCGCCCTCCAGTACGGTCCCGCCTGCCAGGTGGCCACCATCCACCAGCTCACCGGCATCCCCATCGACCACTTCGTCAAGCTCGACTTCTCCGGCGTGGTCAAGATGTCCGACGCGGTCGGCGGTGTCTCCGTGTGCGTCGACCACAACGTGTACGACACCTACTCGCACCTGAAACTGTCCAGGGGCACCCACACCCTCAAGGGTGAGGCGGCCCTGGAGTTCGTCCGCTCCCGCCACGGCTTCGGGGACGGCAGCGACCTCGGCCGTACGGTCTCCCAGCACATCTTCCTCAGCGCGATGATCCGGAAGTTCAAGAGCGCCGGCACGCTCACCGATCCCACCGCGGTCTACGACCTCGCCGACGCCGCCACCAAGGCGCTCACCGTGGACGACGGCCTCGGCAGCGTCAAGAAGCTGATCGGGCTCGCGGCCGACGTGAACAAGGTCCCCACCAAGCGGATGACCTTCACCACGATGCAGACCGCCGCCGACCCGAACGACACCAACCGGGTGGTGGTGGGCGCGGGTGCCAAGGCCCTCTTCTCCAGCATCGCCGACGACCAGTCCCTGAGCACCGGCTCCGGCAAGAAGTCCGCGGCGGCCTCCGCGACGGCCACGGCCGCGGCGGTACCCGCCTCCGAGATCGCCGTGACCGTCGAGAACGGCACCGAGATCACCGGCCGCGCCTCCGCGATCGCGAACGCGCTCACCGGCCAGGGCTTCAGCTCCGCGACCACCACCGCCAACGCGCCGAGCCCGGCGACCACCACCACCCTCACCTACGGCACCGGTCGGAAGGCCGAGGCCCAGACGGCCGCCAAGGCGCTCGGGCTGCCCACCAAGCACATCGAGGAGGGCACCGGTACCGGCCTGACCCTGGTGATCGGCAGCGACTGGACGAGCGGCACCACGTATCCGGGCGGTTCGTCCTCGCCGGCGCCCGCCGACACGAAGGCCGCGGTCTCCAACGCGCACGCCCAGACCGCCGACGAGGCCAAGACCTGCGCCAAGGTCAGCCCCTACAAGACGGTCTCCCTCAACGGGGTCGCGATGACGCCGGAGCAGGCGTACGCGGCCGCGCCCGACAAGAAGGACTCCGACGAGTAG
- the tatA gene encoding Sec-independent protein translocase subunit TatA, which yields MLRNGLEPWHLLVVAIMIILLFGSKKLPEAARGLGKSMRILKSEAKAMKEDGTAQSTAAQAAPEETTAAQPTAESNLAH from the coding sequence ATGCTGCGCAACGGACTGGAGCCCTGGCATCTGCTGGTCGTGGCGATCATGATCATCTTGCTGTTCGGCTCGAAGAAGCTGCCCGAGGCCGCCCGCGGGCTCGGCAAGTCGATGCGCATCCTCAAGAGCGAGGCCAAGGCGATGAAGGAGGACGGGACCGCGCAGAGCACCGCCGCCCAGGCCGCGCCCGAAGAGACCACGGCGGCACAGCCGACGGCCGAGAGCAACCTGGCCCACTGA